In one Lachnospiraceae bacterium GAM79 genomic region, the following are encoded:
- a CDS encoding glycosyltransferase family 2 protein gives METNKEGDMTLSVVMPAYNEGTHIADNLLETSRVLSGFVKRYEIIAVDDGSADNTAECIHRAEMQDTHIRGISYQPNGGKGHAIRTGIAAAEGRYIAFLDSDLELPPILLKRFLKDMKEQNADIVIGSKLHPESKLHYPMLRKIMSYGYYLMLKMMFHLNTHDTQTGIKLFKKEVIKPIVSQMQAEGYAFDIEILAMAAKDGRKICEAPIELNYSRDDSRGGRRIGLKDVAKVFKETLEVRKRVMH, from the coding sequence ATGGAAACAAATAAGGAAGGGGATATGACCCTATCTGTCGTCATGCCCGCCTATAATGAAGGAACACATATAGCAGATAATCTGCTTGAAACCAGCAGGGTGTTGTCCGGTTTCGTCAAACGGTATGAGATCATAGCAGTTGATGACGGAAGTGCAGATAATACCGCAGAGTGTATCCACCGGGCTGAAATGCAGGATACCCATATCAGGGGGATCTCGTATCAGCCGAATGGTGGAAAAGGACATGCCATCCGGACAGGGATCGCAGCAGCAGAGGGACGATACATCGCATTTCTGGATTCCGATCTGGAACTGCCACCGATCCTGCTGAAACGATTCTTAAAAGATATGAAGGAGCAGAACGCCGATATCGTGATCGGTTCCAAGTTGCATCCGGAATCGAAGCTCCATTATCCGATGCTGCGTAAGATTATGAGCTATGGATATTATCTGATGTTAAAGATGATGTTCCATCTGAACACCCACGATACACAGACCGGTATCAAGTTATTCAAAAAAGAAGTGATCAAACCAATCGTCAGCCAGATGCAGGCAGAAGGATATGCATTTGATATTGAGATCCTTGCCATGGCAGCAAAAGATGGCAGAAAGATCTGCGAAGCTCCGATTGAGCTGAACTACAGCCGGGATGACAGCAGGGGCGGAAGAAGGATTGGATTAAAGGATGTAGCAAAGGTCTTTAAAGAGACGTTAGAAGTGAGAAAACGTGTTATGCATTGA
- a CDS encoding glycosyltransferase family 4 protein, translated as MSKEKTILFIMPRLPFPASSGRKTSLYHYCRILSEELGYRLVVAAFLESSDDPTQKPEFIDKLIVLPKASAKSRILGIVKDSIILHEKPMQVALYWSPEAKKMVDELVEKEHPKYVIGDMVRSTEYIRDIDSFRIADLDDRISLRYKRQLDNDIDGINPYGAFLYTVPKVLRAIMLVKPLKLAVMKNEVALLEKYEKEIGQICEKTVFVAEKEAYEFNQELKQDKAVAVPIGVDVDYFYYREPKATKNIVGFLGAMSVAHNENAVRHFISEILPIVLQKVPDTVFMVIGGGVSEELRKLESEHVYFTGRVEDVRDYLERCKVFVCPMTFGSGIKTKNLEAMAMGLPIVTTSIGAENINAVNGKDWIVADDNSEFADWVTDLLTDEANRCLIGKNGSDFIKDNFTWNVARKKFEELLIE; from the coding sequence ATGAGTAAAGAAAAAACAATATTATTTATAATGCCAAGACTTCCATTTCCGGCATCTTCTGGCAGAAAGACATCTTTATATCATTATTGCAGAATTTTATCAGAAGAATTGGGTTATCGATTGGTTGTCGCTGCATTTTTGGAGAGCAGTGATGATCCTACACAAAAACCGGAATTTATTGATAAATTAATCGTCCTACCAAAAGCGTCTGCAAAAAGCCGCATATTGGGAATTGTAAAAGATTCTATTATCTTGCATGAAAAACCGATGCAGGTAGCATTGTACTGGAGTCCTGAAGCAAAAAAGATGGTAGATGAACTTGTTGAAAAAGAACATCCAAAATACGTAATTGGAGACATGGTTCGCAGTACTGAATACATAAGAGACATAGATTCTTTTAGAATTGCAGATCTGGATGATAGAATTTCGTTGCGCTACAAAAGACAGTTAGACAATGACATTGATGGAATAAATCCATACGGGGCATTTCTTTATACTGTGCCGAAAGTTCTCCGAGCAATAATGCTGGTCAAACCTTTGAAATTGGCAGTAATGAAGAATGAGGTTGCTTTGTTGGAAAAATATGAAAAAGAAATTGGACAGATATGTGAAAAAACAGTATTTGTCGCAGAAAAAGAGGCCTATGAATTTAATCAGGAATTAAAACAAGACAAAGCGGTTGCAGTTCCGATAGGTGTGGATGTGGATTATTTCTATTACCGCGAACCTAAGGCAACAAAAAACATAGTCGGCTTTTTGGGAGCAATGAGTGTAGCACACAATGAAAATGCAGTCCGACATTTTATTTCAGAAATCCTACCAATTGTTTTGCAAAAGGTTCCGGATACAGTGTTCATGGTTATTGGTGGTGGTGTATCGGAGGAATTGCGTAAGCTTGAATCAGAACACGTGTATTTTACTGGACGTGTAGAAGACGTCCGAGATTATCTGGAGCGGTGTAAGGTTTTTGTTTGCCCAATGACATTTGGAAGTGGAATAAAAACCAAAAATCTTGAAGCAATGGCGATGGGACTACCCATTGTAACGACAAGCATTGGAGCCGAAAATATAAATGCTGTGAACGGTAAAGATTGGATTGTTGCAGACGATAATTCGGAGTTTGCAGATTGGGTCACTGATCTGCTTACAGATGAAGCCAATAGATGCTTAATTGGAAAAAATGGAAGTGACTTTATTAAGGATAATTTCACTTGGAATGTTGCAAGAAAAAAATTTGAAGAACTGTTGATAGAATAA
- a CDS encoding glycosyltransferase family 4 protein, with the protein MKVKNIIVVCDFANITGGAERVAVTSAVSLAETDSNVVMFTGKGSVCDELKNSNVHVICLNQEEAIKDSNRLRGIIRGIYNRSARQEMEKLLKEYDPKDTVIHMHGWSKVLSSSIFIPIKRMGFKVLVTMHDYFLQCPNGCCYDFQKKEICEREALSVDCVTCNCDKRSYIYKLYRIIRQIGMHKLVKGTDLYVAFISKFNENVSEKRIPFRYKKMVITNPINVELRSIVPASKNKKYLYIGRLSYEKGIDFFCEGITKAGVSGLVIGSGDRLDDLKKKYPMIEFVGWKQQAEMKEYILQARALVFPSVWYEGAPLTIPEVMGGYCLPCIVSDCSAGKDYIQHEYNGLIYSGKKVNALYKAICSMESDALVTKLQSNIEKDFNREKYSSEHHVIKLMECYERMLSEE; encoded by the coding sequence ATGAAGGTTAAAAATATTATTGTTGTTTGTGATTTTGCAAATATAACTGGTGGTGCTGAGAGAGTAGCTGTTACAAGTGCTGTTTCACTTGCAGAAACAGACAGCAATGTTGTCATGTTTACAGGAAAAGGTTCGGTATGTGATGAGCTAAAAAATAGCAACGTACATGTTATATGCCTGAATCAAGAGGAAGCAATAAAAGACAGCAACAGGTTGCGTGGAATCATCAGAGGAATTTACAATCGTTCTGCACGGCAGGAGATGGAGAAGTTGTTAAAAGAGTATGATCCTAAAGATACGGTTATCCATATGCACGGCTGGTCAAAGGTACTGAGTTCATCCATTTTTATTCCAATTAAGAGGATGGGATTTAAAGTTCTTGTGACAATGCATGACTACTTTCTACAATGTCCAAACGGCTGTTGCTATGACTTTCAAAAGAAAGAGATATGTGAAAGAGAAGCACTGAGCGTTGATTGTGTGACGTGTAACTGTGACAAGAGAAGTTACATATATAAACTGTATAGAATTATCCGGCAGATTGGCATGCACAAGCTGGTTAAAGGAACAGACTTATATGTGGCATTTATCTCAAAATTCAATGAGAATGTTTCTGAGAAACGAATTCCTTTTCGCTATAAAAAGATGGTGATTACGAATCCAATCAATGTTGAACTGCGGTCAATTGTTCCTGCCAGCAAAAATAAAAAATATTTGTATATTGGCCGCTTGTCGTATGAGAAAGGCATAGATTTTTTCTGTGAGGGAATCACTAAAGCCGGAGTGAGTGGACTGGTAATTGGCTCTGGAGATAGACTGGATGATCTGAAAAAAAAATACCCCATGATAGAGTTTGTTGGATGGAAACAACAGGCGGAAATGAAGGAGTATATCCTTCAGGCACGTGCACTTGTTTTCCCATCGGTATGGTATGAAGGTGCTCCGTTAACTATCCCGGAGGTAATGGGAGGATATTGTCTGCCGTGTATTGTTTCAGATTGCTCAGCCGGTAAAGATTACATTCAGCATGAATATAATGGACTGATTTATTCAGGGAAAAAAGTAAATGCTCTTTATAAGGCTATCTGTAGTATGGAAAGTGATGCGCTTGTAACCAAACTGCAGTCCAACATTGAAAAAGATTTTAATAGAGAAAAGTATTCTTCGGAACATCACGTTATAAAACTGATGGAGTGCTATGAACGAATGCTTAGTGAGGAGTAA
- a CDS encoding glycosyltransferase family 2 protein → MKPEVSVIIPAYNCSRTIKQAIDSALCQDVISEIIVIDDCSPEDPTECLAEYKSNPQVRLYKNETNLGVAATRNKGVQLAEGEYVAFLDSDDIWRPGKLSKQLAVMKKTGVVLSSTARELMEEDGTHTGRILPVPEKITYKGMLYGNVINCSSVVMKREVAAEFPMGDDDAHEDYICWLQILKKYGEAAGINEPLLLYRMVKNSKSGSKLHSAKMTYQVYRKMGFGTVKSLGYFAGYAIHGVKKYFL, encoded by the coding sequence ATGAAACCAGAAGTATCCGTGATCATTCCGGCATATAATTGCAGTAGAACAATTAAACAGGCAATCGATTCCGCACTTTGTCAGGATGTGATATCAGAGATCATCGTGATCGACGACTGTTCACCGGAGGATCCGACGGAGTGCTTGGCAGAATATAAAAGCAATCCACAGGTTAGACTATATAAGAATGAAACCAATCTTGGCGTAGCAGCAACGAGAAATAAAGGTGTGCAGCTTGCAGAGGGCGAATATGTAGCATTCTTAGATTCCGATGATATCTGGCGGCCGGGAAAGCTCTCAAAGCAGCTTGCTGTTATGAAGAAGACCGGAGTGGTATTATCCTCAACTGCCAGAGAACTGATGGAAGAGGACGGAACCCATACCGGGCGGATCTTGCCGGTACCGGAGAAGATCACTTATAAAGGTATGTTATATGGAAATGTGATCAACTGCTCATCCGTAGTGATGAAGCGTGAGGTGGCAGCAGAGTTCCCGATGGGGGATGATGATGCTCACGAGGATTATATCTGCTGGCTGCAGATCCTTAAGAAATACGGGGAGGCAGCAGGCATCAATGAACCGTTACTGCTTTACCGGATGGTGAAGAACAGTAAATCAGGTTCCAAATTACATTCTGCAAAGATGACGTATCAGGTATACCGGAAGATGGGATTTGGAACAGTGAAGTCACTTGGATATTTTGCAGGATATGCGATACATGGAGTAAAGAAGTATTTTCTTTAA
- a CDS encoding UDPGP type 1 family protein — protein sequence MTYENALEILKKYGQEHVLAYYDELNDEEKQSLLLQIGEIDFSMFDVLKEKGTAGKTGSITPTAALTLDTIKEYEFAYKVLGETAIQKGQLALVMLAGGQGTRLGFDGPKGTYNIGLTRDLYIFECQVKTILTVVRTLGRWIHLYIMTSDKNYEATTSFFAEHKNFEYKEEYLHFFKQELVPSVDFNGKILMEAPSKICLSPNGNGGWFSSMKRAGLVEQLDKEGIRYINVFAVDNVLQKIADPVFLGAMMMEDYQSAAKVVKKADPYERVGVLCNLDGKPHIVEYYELTDDMRFEKNANGDYAYNYGVILNYIFPVDQLKVLLNENMPLHAAKKVIPYMNEKKELVKPAEPNGYKFETLALDMLQFMNDCLPFEVVRDYEFAPIKNAEGVDSPETARALLKKNGYKL from the coding sequence ATGACATATGAAAACGCTTTGGAAATTTTGAAAAAGTACGGGCAGGAGCATGTGCTCGCCTATTATGATGAACTAAACGATGAAGAGAAGCAGAGCCTGCTGTTACAGATCGGCGAGATAGACTTCTCGATGTTTGATGTGTTAAAAGAAAAAGGCACAGCCGGAAAGACCGGCTCGATCACACCGACAGCGGCATTAACGCTTGATACGATCAAAGAATACGAATTCGCTTACAAGGTACTTGGCGAGACGGCGATCCAGAAAGGACAGCTCGCTCTTGTTATGCTTGCCGGAGGTCAGGGAACCAGACTTGGATTTGATGGGCCGAAGGGCACATACAATATCGGACTGACGAGAGATCTCTATATCTTCGAATGTCAGGTGAAGACGATCCTGACTGTTGTGAGGACACTTGGACGATGGATCCATCTCTATATCATGACCAGTGATAAGAACTACGAAGCAACGACATCCTTCTTTGCAGAGCATAAGAATTTTGAATATAAGGAGGAGTATCTGCATTTCTTCAAACAGGAGCTGGTACCATCCGTTGATTTTAATGGAAAGATATTGATGGAAGCACCATCAAAGATCTGCCTGTCACCAAATGGAAATGGTGGCTGGTTCTCATCCATGAAACGGGCAGGACTGGTAGAACAGCTTGATAAAGAAGGCATCCGGTATATCAATGTATTCGCTGTAGACAATGTCTTACAGAAGATCGCAGACCCGGTATTCCTTGGAGCAATGATGATGGAGGATTACCAGTCGGCAGCAAAAGTCGTAAAGAAAGCAGATCCATATGAACGGGTAGGCGTCCTTTGTAATCTGGATGGAAAGCCACATATCGTAGAATATTATGAATTAACAGATGATATGCGGTTTGAGAAAAATGCAAACGGTGACTATGCCTATAACTATGGGGTGATCTTAAATTATATCTTCCCGGTTGATCAGTTGAAGGTGCTCTTAAACGAGAATATGCCGCTTCATGCTGCGAAGAAGGTTATTCCATATATGAATGAGAAAAAAGAGTTGGTAAAGCCTGCGGAGCCGAACGGCTATAAGTTCGAGACACTTGCTCTTGATATGCTTCAGTTCATGAATGACTGTCTGCCATTCGAGGTTGTCAGAGACTATGAATTCGCCCCGATCAAGAATGCAGAAGGTGTGGATTCACCGGAGACAGCGAGAGCGCTGTTAAAGAAGAATGGATATAAGTTGTAG
- a CDS encoding ribbon-helix-helix protein, CopG family, translating into MAEEIKRGPGRPTDKRKDTILRLRIDTDTHELLSKYAKQKGVSMSEIVREAVYGIVKQANIEE; encoded by the coding sequence ATGGCAGAGGAAATCAAGAGAGGTCCGGGAAGACCGACCGATAAACGGAAAGACACAATTCTGAGACTAAGAATCGACACAGATACACATGAACTGCTTTCAAAGTATGCAAAGCAAAAAGGTGTATCCATGTCGGAAATCGTCAGAGAGGCAGTCTACGGTATCGTAAAACAGGCGAACATAGAAGAATAA
- a CDS encoding acyltransferase → MFFVHRVLINARRIVITAYYRFVYRDRFVYGQHFKFRGNFKLYIEPTGRVEFGDNCFVNNYFSATSIKKIKIGNDCIFGEGVKIYDHNHKYSEKNAGISIHSQGFTSKEVSIGNNCWIASNVTILAGVHIGDNCVIGANCLIYKDVPAGSVIKHKEELMGGIQ, encoded by the coding sequence ATGTTTTTTGTTCATAGAGTTTTAATAAATGCCAGACGGATAGTGATAACTGCATATTATCGTTTCGTATACAGAGATAGATTTGTATACGGACAGCATTTTAAATTCAGAGGTAATTTTAAACTGTATATTGAACCTACAGGTCGTGTTGAATTTGGCGATAATTGTTTTGTGAATAATTATTTTTCAGCGACGTCAATAAAGAAAATTAAGATTGGAAATGATTGCATTTTTGGCGAGGGTGTTAAGATATACGACCATAACCATAAGTACAGTGAGAAGAATGCTGGAATTTCGATTCATTCACAGGGATTCACAAGCAAGGAAGTTTCTATAGGAAATAACTGCTGGATAGCAAGTAATGTAACAATTCTTGCAGGAGTGCACATAGGTGATAATTGCGTGATCGGTGCAAACTGTTTGATTTATAAGGATGTACCAGCAGGATCTGTTATTAAACACAAGGAAGAATTAATGGGGGGGATACAATGA
- a CDS encoding sugar transferase — MYRKGPQGWLKHLDFTVLNLIALHASYCMAYFIRMGTENPYHSKLYRTIAVLLTLFQLLVTIVCHIYKGVLQRGRFREAIASVKQSVLVVLLAVFVLFMMKMGAAYSRKVMALFGMIYLVMGYVVTLLWKEYIRRHRVAKKSIVIVTVKEYLNALLAEMDTEYYNLYRVAGVVLLDATEDEAESYNTEYADLELSIYTYSDEVLEQIMHGWVDEVYVNIPFEKHIPENLLGQLADMGITVHVRVRVPAELSNYQYVFDKQLGHHVLTVSTTYITMYQAFVKRAIDILGGIVGCIFTGILTIILAPCIYIASPGPIFFSQYRIGKNGKKFKIYKFRSMYMDAEARKAELMEQNQVKDGMMFKMEYDPRIIGCKKLPDGTIKKGIGNRIRDWSLDEFPQFFNVLKGDMSLIGTRPPTEDEWEKYSAHHRGRMAIKPGITGLWQVSGRSNITDFDEVVRLDRKYIDEWSLVNDIKILFKTVGVVLKGEGSM; from the coding sequence ATGTATAGAAAAGGACCGCAGGGCTGGTTAAAACATCTGGATTTTACAGTGCTGAATCTGATAGCACTGCATGCATCTTATTGTATGGCGTATTTTATACGGATGGGAACAGAGAATCCGTATCATAGTAAGTTATATCGGACAATAGCCGTACTTCTGACATTATTTCAATTATTGGTTACCATAGTATGTCATATATATAAAGGCGTATTGCAACGAGGACGTTTTCGTGAAGCAATCGCATCCGTGAAGCAGTCTGTACTGGTTGTACTTCTGGCAGTATTTGTTCTGTTCATGATGAAGATGGGTGCGGCCTATTCCAGAAAGGTTATGGCTTTGTTTGGCATGATTTATCTGGTTATGGGTTATGTGGTTACACTTCTCTGGAAGGAATATATACGAAGACATCGTGTGGCAAAGAAATCTATTGTGATCGTGACAGTCAAAGAATATCTGAATGCGTTACTTGCAGAAATGGATACAGAATACTATAATCTGTATCGGGTTGCAGGTGTTGTATTATTAGATGCAACTGAGGATGAGGCAGAAAGCTACAATACAGAATATGCAGATTTGGAGCTTAGTATATATACATATTCAGACGAAGTTCTGGAACAGATCATGCATGGCTGGGTAGATGAGGTCTATGTGAATATACCATTTGAGAAGCATATTCCGGAGAATCTTCTGGGACAGCTTGCAGATATGGGAATCACGGTTCATGTGCGGGTGCGTGTTCCGGCAGAGCTTTCTAATTATCAGTATGTATTCGATAAACAGCTTGGTCATCATGTACTGACCGTCAGCACTACATATATAACGATGTATCAGGCTTTTGTGAAGCGGGCAATCGATATCCTTGGTGGAATTGTGGGATGTATCTTTACAGGCATTCTTACGATCATCCTTGCACCATGTATCTATATTGCATCACCGGGACCGATCTTCTTCTCGCAGTACCGTATCGGTAAGAATGGTAAGAAGTTCAAGATCTATAAATTCCGAAGCATGTATATGGATGCGGAAGCACGAAAAGCAGAGCTGATGGAGCAGAATCAGGTTAAGGATGGCATGATGTTCAAGATGGAATATGATCCGCGAATCATTGGCTGCAAGAAGCTGCCGGATGGTACGATCAAGAAGGGCATCGGAAACCGGATCCGTGACTGGTCACTCGATGAATTCCCGCAGTTCTTCAATGTGTTAAAGGGTGATATGAGTCTGATCGGAACCAGACCGCCAACAGAGGACGAATGGGAGAAGTATTCCGCCCATCATAGAGGACGTATGGCGATCAAACCGGGTATCACAGGACTCTGGCAGGTCAGCGGAAGAAGTAATATCACGGATTTCGATGAGGTTGTAAGATTAGACCGTAAGTATATCGATGAATGGAGTCTTGTAAACGACATCAAGATACTGTTCAAGACAGTGGGTGTTGTGTTGAAGGGTGAAGGATCGATGTGA
- a CDS encoding kinase, translated as MIITQTPFRMSFFGGGTDMESFFKEYGGAVLSTTFDKYCYVNVRHLPRFFDYSTELSYSKTERVTNIDDIQHPAIRNAMKMLDMHEIRLTYEADLPARSGLGTSSSFAVGMLNAFYALKGKYADKKKLADEAIYLERNLCQEAGGWQDQIAASFGGFNRINFNADGYEVLPMIISPERKKQLNQNLMMFFTGFTRFSSDVQKVNASGKVDKTGQLKEMLSLVDDAERVLTDKEKNLDDFGRLLDHTWKLKRQTGSAVSTNSIDELYAKGMAAGALGGKLLGAGGGGFLVFYVQPERQDAVRWAMRDLLYIPFKFEDSGTRIIHYTPEDYTPKD; from the coding sequence ATGATTATTACACAGACACCTTTCCGTATGTCTTTTTTTGGCGGCGGAACAGATATGGAAAGCTTTTTTAAAGAATATGGCGGTGCCGTTTTGTCTACCACATTTGATAAATATTGTTACGTGAACGTTAGACACCTGCCACGTTTCTTTGATTACTCTACTGAGTTATCTTATTCAAAAACTGAGCGTGTGACAAATATCGATGACATTCAACATCCTGCAATTCGCAATGCGATGAAGATGCTAGACATGCACGAAATTCGTCTTACATATGAAGCTGATCTCCCAGCACGTTCCGGGTTAGGAACATCAAGTTCTTTTGCAGTAGGAATGCTGAATGCCTTTTATGCGCTAAAAGGAAAATATGCTGATAAGAAAAAATTGGCAGATGAAGCAATTTATCTGGAGCGAAATCTGTGTCAGGAAGCAGGTGGCTGGCAGGATCAGATTGCAGCATCATTTGGTGGATTTAATCGTATCAACTTTAATGCGGATGGATATGAAGTCCTACCTATGATCATTTCACCTGAGAGAAAGAAGCAGCTAAATCAAAATTTAATGATGTTCTTTACTGGTTTTACTCGCTTTTCTTCTGACGTTCAGAAAGTAAATGCCTCAGGTAAGGTTGATAAAACAGGACAGTTAAAAGAAATGCTGTCTTTAGTTGACGATGCAGAGAGAGTTCTGACAGATAAGGAAAAGAATCTTGATGATTTCGGTAGGTTGTTGGATCACACATGGAAGTTGAAACGTCAAACGGGATCAGCGGTGTCCACAAATAGCATTGATGAACTTTATGCAAAAGGAATGGCTGCTGGTGCTTTGGGCGGAAAACTTCTTGGTGCCGGCGGTGGTGGATTCCTTGTATTCTATGTACAGCCGGAACGACAGGATGCTGTTCGTTGGGCGATGCGCGACCTACTCTATATTCCGTTCAAATTTGAAGATAGTGGAACGCGTATAATCCATTATACACCGGAAGACTATACACCGAAGGATTAG
- a CDS encoding SIS domain-containing protein — MNEIEILVKRYPELLVAKDDILKAYKVLRDCYGCGGKLLIAGNGGSAADAEHIVGELMKGFKLPRKPDADFADKLVKENKELGTVLVENLQGALPAIALDGHPALSTAYMNDCEPLLCFAQQVNGYGKTGDVFLGISTSGNSKNVLYAATTAHAKGMKVIGLTGAKDSKLAQMSDVCIKVPQTETYMIQELHLPVYHCLCLMLENEFFGEIKDE; from the coding sequence ATGAATGAGATTGAGATACTTGTAAAAAGATATCCTGAACTTTTAGTGGCAAAAGATGATATTTTGAAGGCATATAAAGTTCTTAGAGATTGCTATGGTTGCGGTGGAAAGCTACTGATTGCTGGCAATGGTGGATCAGCTGCAGATGCGGAACACATTGTTGGCGAATTAATGAAAGGCTTCAAACTCCCTCGAAAACCAGACGCAGATTTCGCAGATAAACTTGTTAAGGAAAATAAGGAGCTTGGAACTGTTCTTGTAGAAAACCTGCAAGGTGCGCTTCCTGCTATTGCACTGGATGGACATCCGGCGTTATCTACTGCGTACATGAATGATTGCGAACCGCTTCTGTGTTTTGCACAGCAGGTAAATGGCTATGGCAAGACCGGGGATGTGTTTCTTGGCATTTCGACAAGTGGAAACAGTAAAAATGTTTTGTATGCAGCGACGACTGCTCATGCCAAAGGAATGAAGGTGATTGGCCTGACCGGTGCAAAGGACAGTAAGTTAGCGCAGATGAGTGATGTGTGTATCAAAGTTCCACAGACTGAGACATATATGATTCAGGAATTGCATCTTCCTGTTTACCATTGTCTGTGTCTGATGCTAGAGAATGAATTTTTTGGAGAAATTAAGGATGAGTAA
- the gmhB gene encoding D-glycero-beta-D-manno-heptose 1,7-bisphosphate 7-phosphatase — protein MKVVIMAGGKGTRISSVTSDIPKPMIKIEGIPVLEREIKCLKDQGFDDIIMTVSHLGNIIMDYFGDGSGNSPATGKPFGVHIEYYFEKEPLGNAGALFKIKDKLTSDFLLLNADAMFDVDFNRFVAFHRKRGGLVTLFTHPNSHPYDSGLIVADKNGTVEKWLTKEDARPQYYKNRVNAGLHVINPKVLEFSGIDADLIGKNGANGKPVKVDLDRQLLKPLAGTGKMFCYDSPEYVKDMGTPERYYSVCADYKEGRVSGKNLKNKQKAVFLDRDGTINKYVGFLRKIDDFELIDGVATAIRKINESGYLAIVVTNQPVIARGEVSFDELEEIHNKMETLLGKEGAYLDAIYYCPHHPHKGYEGECPELKIECDCRKPKPGMLLKAAEDYNIDLSQSWMIGDGENDVKAGINAGCKTVLLSEVDENYGQMVTVKSLSSFVNSGMK, from the coding sequence ATGAAAGTAGTGATTATGGCAGGCGGGAAAGGCACTCGTATTTCCTCTGTAACGAGTGATATTCCTAAGCCGATGATAAAAATTGAAGGCATTCCGGTATTGGAACGAGAAATCAAATGTCTGAAAGATCAGGGATTTGATGACATTATTATGACGGTAAGTCACTTGGGAAATATTATTATGGATTACTTTGGTGACGGTTCTGGAAACTCTCCGGCAACAGGAAAGCCGTTTGGTGTACATATTGAGTACTATTTTGAAAAAGAGCCACTCGGCAATGCAGGTGCGCTGTTCAAAATAAAAGATAAGCTGACATCTGATTTTTTGCTCCTAAATGCAGATGCGATGTTTGATGTGGATTTTAACCGCTTTGTTGCTTTTCACCGGAAACGTGGCGGATTGGTTACACTTTTTACGCATCCGAATAGTCATCCCTATGATAGCGGACTAATTGTCGCGGATAAAAATGGCACAGTCGAAAAGTGGTTGACCAAGGAAGATGCACGGCCACAGTACTACAAAAATCGTGTGAATGCAGGTTTACATGTTATTAATCCTAAAGTACTGGAGTTTTCCGGTATTGATGCAGATTTAATAGGTAAAAATGGCGCAAATGGTAAACCGGTAAAAGTCGATTTGGATCGTCAGTTATTGAAACCATTAGCGGGGACAGGAAAGATGTTCTGTTATGACAGTCCAGAGTATGTCAAAGACATGGGCACTCCAGAGAGGTATTACTCTGTATGTGCAGATTATAAAGAGGGCAGAGTCTCTGGAAAAAATCTGAAAAACAAACAAAAGGCGGTATTTCTTGACCGAGACGGTACTATCAATAAATATGTTGGGTTTCTTAGAAAGATAGATGATTTTGAATTGATTGATGGCGTTGCGACGGCAATCCGTAAGATTAATGAATCTGGTTATCTAGCAATTGTTGTGACAAATCAGCCGGTTATTGCCCGTGGAGAAGTGTCTTTTGATGAACTTGAAGAAATCCACAATAAGATGGAAACACTCCTTGGAAAAGAAGGCGCATATTTGGATGCCATTTATTATTGCCCGCATCACCCTCATAAGGGATATGAAGGTGAGTGCCCGGAACTGAAGATTGAATGTGACTGTCGTAAACCGAAGCCAGGAATGCTGTTGAAAGCAGCAGAAGATTATAACATTGATTTGTCACAGTCGTGGATGATTGGCGATGGGGAAAACGATGTTAAAGCTGGCATCAATGCTGGATGCAAGACTGTGCTTTTAAGCGAAGTTGATGAAAACTATGGTCAGATGGTTACGGTTAAATCGCTATCTTCATTTGTAAATTCAGGTATGAAGTGA